In Marinicauda algicola, one DNA window encodes the following:
- a CDS encoding YerC/YecD family TrpR-related protein: protein MAAGLDRSAPGTGASNADDVAALCEALLALKTRDEMRRFLMDLTTPGELSALAERWQVALMLDEGGRSYREISAETGVSTTTVTRVARFLAHEPHQGYRLVLDRIKETGR from the coding sequence ATGGCGGCCGGACTGGACAGGAGCGCGCCCGGAACCGGGGCCTCGAACGCGGACGATGTCGCGGCGCTGTGCGAGGCGCTGCTCGCGCTGAAGACGCGCGACGAGATGCGCCGCTTCCTGATGGACCTGACGACGCCGGGCGAACTGTCCGCGCTCGCCGAGCGCTGGCAGGTCGCCCTGATGCTCGACGAGGGCGGCAGGTCCTACCGCGAGATCAGCGCCGAGACCGGGGTGAGCACCACCACGGTGACGCGCGTTGCCCGCTTCCTCGCCCACGAACCCCACCAGGGCTACCGCCTGGTCCTCGACCGCATCAAGGAGACCGGCCGATGA
- a CDS encoding alpha/beta hydrolase family protein, producing MISFLAPINAACAGLLALLQSSAQPVALPPFEQIENLHLYAGRAAYEAARADSRYRMEKIAYDSDGLEVFAYVYGPSAPAHEARPVVVFNRGSWVRESFAGELLVQAHRLAEQGFLVVAPMYRGSGGAPGSDEMGGSDLADLFNLLPVIAELRAADSSRIYLYGESRGAMMVYQAIRDDFPALAAAVYGGFTDLDALAGDPQWAPVMPVIWPDFEENRAAITYRRSAVAWPEEIDIPILIMHGGQDEAVPAAHAVRLAAALERHGRPHELIIMPQEGHVLTGRAEERDALAAAWFTAHQP from the coding sequence ATGATATCGTTTCTCGCGCCGATCAACGCAGCCTGTGCCGGCCTTCTCGCTCTCCTGCAGAGCAGCGCTCAGCCCGTCGCCCTGCCCCCTTTCGAACAGATAGAGAACCTTCACCTGTATGCCGGCAGAGCCGCCTACGAGGCCGCGCGCGCCGACAGCCGGTATCGCATGGAGAAGATCGCCTACGACAGCGACGGGCTGGAGGTCTTCGCCTACGTATACGGCCCTTCGGCTCCTGCGCACGAGGCAAGACCGGTCGTGGTGTTCAACCGGGGCAGCTGGGTGCGCGAAAGCTTCGCCGGAGAGCTTCTCGTGCAGGCTCATCGCCTCGCCGAGCAGGGCTTCCTGGTGGTTGCCCCGATGTACCGGGGCAGCGGGGGCGCGCCGGGCAGCGATGAAATGGGCGGCAGCGATCTCGCCGATCTCTTCAATCTCCTGCCCGTCATCGCGGAGCTTCGCGCGGCCGACAGCTCGCGCATCTATCTCTACGGAGAATCCCGCGGCGCGATGATGGTCTATCAGGCCATCCGCGACGACTTCCCCGCGCTTGCAGCCGCGGTCTACGGGGGCTTCACCGATCTCGATGCACTGGCCGGCGATCCGCAATGGGCGCCGGTGATGCCGGTGATCTGGCCCGATTTCGAGGAGAACCGGGCGGCGATCACATACCGGCGCTCGGCCGTGGCGTGGCCGGAAGAGATCGATATCCCCATCCTCATCATGCATGGCGGACAGGACGAAGCGGTTCCCGCGGCGCACGCGGTGCGCCTTGCCGCGGCGCTGGAGCGTCACGGCCGCCCGCACGAGCTGATCATCATGCCACAGGAAGGGCATGTCCTGACCGGGCGAGCCGAGGAACGCGACGCGCTGGCCGCAGCCTGGTTCACCGCCCACCAGCCCTAG
- a CDS encoding osmoprotectant NAGGN system M42 family peptidase, whose product MSRIDDTYIKDLLERLVNRPSPTGYTDEITRMCCDELSELGISYDITRRGAIRAKIEGENSQPARSIIGHIDTIGAQIKRLKENGRMSVAPIGTWSPRFAEGARCTIFTIDEGAFRGTILPLKASGHTFGDEVDTQEASWQNLEVRVDIRVEDKADLEAAGFNTGDFVAIDPQPEFLDSGYLVTRHLDDKGGVAAMFAAMKSLKESGARLPVDVYFLFSITEEVGHGATGVLTQDIASMIAIDNGTVAPGQESREFGVTIAMGDRVSPFDYHLTQKLIRLCKENDIEFQRDLFRYYRSDSASAIESGEDVRTALVTFGIDSSHGWERTHIHSLHSVARLICAYSTSEVEIPRDKEDLGDIEGFTEQPMERHKDEKWEGKDESPDRPKKE is encoded by the coding sequence TTGAGCCGCATCGACGACACCTACATCAAGGACCTGCTCGAACGCCTGGTGAACCGGCCGAGCCCGACGGGCTATACCGACGAGATCACCCGGATGTGCTGCGACGAGCTGTCCGAGCTCGGCATTTCCTACGACATCACCCGGCGCGGCGCGATCCGGGCCAAGATCGAGGGCGAGAATTCCCAGCCCGCCCGCTCGATCATCGGCCATATCGACACTATCGGCGCGCAGATCAAACGCCTGAAGGAGAACGGGCGGATGAGCGTGGCCCCGATCGGCACCTGGTCGCCCCGCTTCGCCGAGGGCGCGCGCTGCACCATCTTCACCATCGACGAGGGGGCGTTTCGCGGGACCATCCTGCCGTTGAAGGCCTCCGGTCACACCTTCGGCGACGAGGTGGATACCCAGGAGGCGAGCTGGCAGAATCTCGAGGTCCGCGTCGATATCCGCGTCGAGGACAAGGCCGATCTCGAGGCGGCCGGCTTCAATACCGGCGATTTCGTCGCCATCGACCCGCAGCCCGAATTCCTCGACAGCGGCTATCTCGTCACCCGCCATCTCGACGACAAGGGGGGCGTGGCGGCCATGTTCGCGGCGATGAAGTCGCTGAAGGAAAGCGGCGCGCGCCTGCCGGTCGACGTGTATTTCCTCTTCTCCATCACCGAGGAGGTCGGCCACGGGGCCACCGGGGTGCTGACCCAGGACATCGCCTCGATGATCGCGATCGACAACGGCACCGTCGCCCCCGGCCAGGAAAGCCGCGAGTTCGGGGTGACCATCGCGATGGGCGACCGGGTCAGCCCGTTCGACTATCACCTCACCCAGAAGCTGATCCGGCTGTGCAAGGAGAACGACATCGAGTTCCAGCGCGACCTGTTCCGCTATTACCGCTCGGACTCCGCCTCCGCGATCGAATCCGGCGAGGATGTGCGCACGGCGCTCGTCACCTTCGGCATCGACTCCTCCCACGGCTGGGAGCGCACCCACATCCACTCCCTCCACTCGGTCGCCCGCCTGATCTGCGCCTATTCCACCTCCGAGGTGGAAATCCCGCGCGACAAGGAGGATCTCGGCGATATCGAGGGCTTCACCGAGCAGCCCATGGAGCGCCACAAGGACGAGAAGTGGGAAGGCAAGGACGAGTCCCCGGACCGCCCGAAGAAGGAGTAG
- the ngg gene encoding N-acetylglutaminylglutamine synthetase produces MRDQAMKDPVTKGEKRYAERVDTNAVLDCGWGRLIFGQTFTDPQALVDCLREEQPQRRDIAFYIRDPHVVLAAAPQEVFLDPSHTFRLDLATYRSSKSRPRGYFIRRLASEADATAVNRIYETNHMVPVEPDFFWRQRDSRTLNYLVAEDNESGEIIGTVTGVDHERAFADPEKGSSLWCLAVEPTTQHPGVGEALVRRLSELFQARGCAYMDLSVLHDNEGAIALYEKLGFRRVPFFTLKRKNVINEKLFIGSPPEEELNIYARIIVDEARRRGIGVEVLDAEGGYFRLSYGGRSVVCRESLSDLTTAIAMSLCDDKSATRRLMERVGVPVPKQIKADEEDEEALKDFLEACGEVVVKPVRGEQGRGVVVGIDNLEDFKAAIKSARSVSPEVIAEEFSPGEDLRVIVINDQVVAAAMRKPPEIVGDGKKTVKDLIQRLSRRREAATQGESRIPLDEETERIVRAGGHEMDDVLDEGERLRVRKTANLHTGGQLVDVTDDLHEAIAESAIKAARAIDIPVVGVDFMIDAPDRERHVFIEANERPGLANHEPQPTAERFIDLLFPLSIKGDAREGRS; encoded by the coding sequence ATGCGCGACCAGGCGATGAAGGACCCGGTCACCAAGGGCGAGAAGCGCTATGCCGAGCGCGTGGACACCAATGCCGTGCTCGATTGCGGCTGGGGGCGCCTGATCTTCGGGCAGACCTTCACCGATCCCCAGGCCCTGGTGGACTGCCTGCGCGAGGAGCAGCCCCAGCGCCGCGACATCGCCTTCTACATCCGCGATCCCCACGTCGTGCTCGCCGCCGCGCCCCAGGAGGTCTTCCTCGACCCCTCCCATACCTTCCGGCTCGATCTGGCGACCTATCGCAGCTCGAAATCGCGCCCGCGCGGCTATTTCATCCGGCGCCTGGCGTCGGAAGCCGACGCCACCGCGGTCAACCGCATCTACGAGACCAACCACATGGTCCCGGTGGAGCCCGACTTCTTCTGGCGCCAGCGCGACAGCCGCACGCTCAACTATCTCGTCGCCGAGGACAACGAGAGCGGGGAGATCATCGGCACGGTGACCGGCGTCGATCACGAGCGCGCCTTCGCCGATCCGGAAAAGGGCTCCTCGCTGTGGTGCCTCGCCGTGGAGCCGACGACCCAGCATCCCGGCGTCGGCGAGGCGCTGGTGCGCCGGCTGTCGGAGCTCTTCCAGGCGCGCGGCTGCGCCTACATGGACCTCTCCGTGCTGCACGACAACGAGGGCGCCATCGCGCTCTACGAGAAGCTCGGCTTCAGGCGGGTGCCCTTCTTCACCCTGAAGCGCAAGAACGTCATCAACGAGAAGCTCTTCATCGGCTCCCCGCCGGAGGAGGAGCTGAACATCTACGCGCGCATCATCGTCGACGAGGCGCGCCGGCGCGGCATCGGCGTCGAGGTGCTCGACGCCGAGGGCGGGTATTTCCGCCTCAGCTATGGCGGGCGCTCGGTGGTGTGCCGGGAATCGCTCTCCGACCTCACCACGGCCATCGCCATGAGCCTGTGCGACGACAAGTCGGCGACGCGCCGCCTGATGGAGCGGGTCGGCGTTCCCGTCCCGAAGCAGATCAAGGCCGACGAGGAGGACGAGGAGGCGCTGAAGGACTTCCTCGAGGCGTGCGGCGAGGTCGTCGTCAAGCCGGTGCGCGGCGAGCAGGGCCGCGGCGTGGTCGTGGGCATCGACAATCTCGAGGACTTCAAGGCCGCCATAAAGAGCGCCCGCTCGGTCAGCCCGGAAGTGATCGCGGAGGAGTTCAGTCCCGGCGAGGATCTGCGCGTCATCGTCATCAACGACCAGGTGGTCGCCGCCGCGATGAGGAAGCCGCCCGAGATCGTCGGCGACGGCAAGAAGACTGTGAAGGACCTGATCCAGCGCCTGTCGCGCCGGCGCGAGGCGGCGACGCAGGGGGAGTCGAGAATCCCCCTCGACGAGGAGACCGAGCGCATCGTGCGCGCGGGCGGCCACGAGATGGACGACGTGCTGGACGAGGGCGAGCGCCTCAGGGTGAGGAAGACCGCCAACCTGCACACCGGCGGCCAGCTCGTCGACGTCACCGACGATCTTCACGAGGCCATCGCGGAGAGCGCGATCAAGGCGGCGCGCGCGATCGACATCCCGGTCGTGGGCGTCGACTTCATGATCGACGCGCCGGACCGGGAGCGCCACGTCTTCATCGAGGCCAACGAGCGCCCGGGGCTGGCCAATCATGAACCTCAGCCCACCGCGGAGCGTTTCATAGACCTGCTGTTTCCGCTTTCGATCAAGGGCGACGCCAGGGAGGGCCGATCTTGA
- a CDS encoding N-acetylglutaminylglutamine amidotransferase encodes MCGIAGEIRFDDSLPELGKLQEVAESMNRRGPDAAGLFSQRRTAFAHRRLKIIDLTDAAEQPMVDGELGLSLVFNGCIYNHKELREELEAQGYKFFSNGDSEVILKAYHAWGEDFVQRLKGMFAFAITERDTGRLLVGRDRLGIKPLYYSEGEGFFRFASALTALTRYDDIDKSLDPEGLSFYFSFHAVVPPPWTIVKGIRKLPPATLMRIEPDGRRQTRRYWDVDYNPKDHERGYRYEDWKDLVHTELRRAVKRRLVADVPVGVLLSGGLDSSLIVGLLAEAGQYGIKTFSIGFESVGEERGDEFQYSDIIAKHFGTDHKKIEIDTARTLTELDAAIENMSEPMTSHDCIGFFLLSEEVSKRVKVVQSGQGADEIFAGYHWYPPMLDTNDPLGTYAKAFFDRDRSEMGEMLQERWLTGRDLPRKFVEEHFARPGADRPIDKALRIDTQVMLVDDPVKRVDNMTMAWGLEARVPFLDHELVEAAARVPAEHKTAQGGKGILKDIGREVIPSEVIDRPKGYFPVPALKYLRGPYLQKVRDAISSESFAGKGIVNPAYLDRLLQSPEEHITPLRGSKLYQIGLLAMWLETHGL; translated from the coding sequence ATGTGCGGCATTGCGGGTGAAATCCGCTTCGACGATTCCCTTCCCGAACTCGGCAAGCTTCAGGAGGTGGCCGAGAGCATGAACCGGCGGGGCCCCGACGCCGCCGGCCTGTTCTCCCAGCGCCGGACCGCCTTCGCGCACCGCCGCCTGAAGATCATCGACCTCACCGACGCCGCCGAGCAGCCCATGGTGGACGGCGAGCTCGGCCTGTCGCTCGTGTTCAACGGCTGCATCTACAATCACAAGGAACTGCGCGAGGAGCTGGAAGCCCAGGGCTACAAGTTCTTCTCGAACGGCGACAGCGAGGTGATCCTGAAGGCCTATCACGCCTGGGGGGAGGACTTCGTCCAGCGCCTGAAGGGCATGTTCGCCTTCGCCATCACCGAGCGCGATACCGGCCGGCTTCTCGTCGGCCGCGACCGGCTGGGCATCAAGCCGCTCTATTACAGCGAGGGCGAGGGCTTCTTCCGCTTCGCCTCGGCGCTGACCGCGCTCACCCGCTACGACGATATCGACAAGAGTCTCGATCCCGAGGGGCTGTCCTTCTATTTCAGCTTCCACGCCGTGGTGCCGCCGCCCTGGACGATTGTGAAGGGGATCAGGAAGCTTCCCCCCGCCACGCTGATGCGCATCGAACCGGACGGGCGCAGGCAGACGCGGCGCTACTGGGATGTCGACTACAATCCGAAGGATCACGAGCGCGGCTATCGCTACGAGGACTGGAAGGACCTCGTGCACACCGAGCTCCGGCGCGCGGTCAAGCGCCGCCTGGTCGCCGACGTGCCGGTCGGGGTGCTGCTTTCCGGCGGGCTGGATTCCTCGCTCATCGTCGGCCTGCTCGCCGAGGCCGGCCAGTACGGCATCAAGACCTTCTCCATCGGTTTCGAGAGCGTCGGGGAGGAGCGCGGCGACGAGTTCCAGTACTCCGACATCATCGCGAAGCATTTCGGCACCGATCACAAAAAGATCGAGATCGACACCGCGCGCACGCTGACCGAGCTCGACGCGGCGATCGAGAACATGTCGGAGCCGATGACGAGCCATGACTGCATCGGCTTCTTCCTGCTGTCCGAGGAGGTGTCCAAGCGCGTCAAGGTGGTCCAGTCCGGCCAGGGCGCGGACGAGATCTTCGCCGGCTATCACTGGTACCCGCCGATGCTGGACACCAACGATCCGCTCGGCACCTACGCCAAGGCCTTCTTCGACCGCGACCGCTCGGAGATGGGCGAGATGCTGCAGGAGCGCTGGCTGACCGGGCGCGACCTGCCGCGCAAGTTCGTCGAGGAGCATTTCGCACGGCCCGGCGCGGACCGGCCGATCGACAAGGCGCTGAGGATCGACACCCAGGTCATGCTGGTCGACGATCCGGTCAAGCGCGTCGACAACATGACCATGGCCTGGGGGCTGGAGGCGCGTGTGCCCTTCCTCGATCACGAGCTCGTCGAGGCCGCCGCGCGCGTGCCCGCCGAGCACAAGACCGCCCAGGGCGGCAAGGGGATCCTGAAGGATATCGGCCGCGAGGTGATCCCGAGCGAGGTGATCGACCGGCCCAAGGGCTATTTCCCCGTTCCGGCCCTGAAATACCTGCGCGGGCCCTATCTGCAGAAGGTGCGCGACGCGATCTCCTCGGAGTCCTTCGCCGGCAAGGGTATCGTCAACCCGGCCTATCTCGACCGGCTTCTGCAGAGCCCGGAGGAGCACATCACCCCGCTCAGGGGTTCGAAGCTCTACCAGATCGGGCTGCTCGCCATGTGGCTCGAGACCCACGGTCTCTAG
- a CDS encoding DJ-1/PfpI family protein, with protein sequence MAAPHRNARQRRIDLNQVGEAGRVLALLADGFDVPDFNRAAYQAERGGFKTLIASPNKSLVSGRSDTREEMNFVVDMAPADAGVDKFEGLVIPGGERSTKLLMESQDMRLLVHDFVKAGKPVLALGEAVALLAEVSEKQGVEGDAALALKGEVFAGSGEDAAEDASKAFVDALEVTANAA encoded by the coding sequence ATGGCCGCACCGCACCGAAACGCACGACAAAGACGCATCGACCTCAACCAGGTCGGTGAGGCGGGCCGCGTGCTCGCCCTGCTCGCTGACGGGTTCGATGTGCCCGATTTCAACCGCGCCGCCTACCAGGCCGAGCGCGGCGGCTTCAAGACCCTGATCGCGAGCCCCAACAAGTCGCTCGTTTCGGGCCGTTCGGACACACGCGAGGAGATGAACTTCGTGGTCGACATGGCGCCCGCGGACGCCGGCGTGGACAAGTTCGAAGGCCTCGTCATCCCCGGCGGCGAGCGGTCGACCAAGCTTCTGATGGAAAGCCAGGACATGCGCCTGCTGGTCCACGACTTCGTCAAGGCCGGCAAGCCGGTCCTCGCCCTCGGCGAGGCGGTCGCGCTGCTGGCGGAGGTGTCCGAGAAGCAGGGCGTGGAGGGCGATGCGGCGCTGGCACTGAAGGGCGAGGTCTTCGCCGGCTCCGGCGAGGACGCGGCGGAAGACGCCTCCAAGGCCTTCGTCGATGCCCTGGAAGTCACCGCGAACGCGGCCTAG
- a CDS encoding acyl-CoA synthetase, which produces MSGFPAIRSLQDIERIEETPLGARLSTRDVYRTLTETAGRFGKRTAILDLPEGGQGKPRRWNYNQALAAITRTANLLHEAGQGAPVGYLLPNLAETHFVLWGAAAGAGAAPVNPLLNAHAIADILDAVGARAVVVDGADPALAEKIREVRARLGRPLTVIAVRGVPQGEDWIDYAADMQTRPGDRLAFELARDTGRIAAYFHTGGTTGSPKVAQQTHANQTAMAWMLRCALDLSEKDVVFTGLPLFHANAAILTGLAPLAAGATLVLGGPSGFRNKALLDRFWSLVQTHGVTVFSGVPTIYASLLDRPVGEADVSSLRYGVVGAAPMPVSVFTRFEAATGIKILELYGMTESTCVSTCNPRDGERRVGSIGLRMPYHQVKVAILDETGAYERDARPGEVGVLALKGETVIPGYRQADKNRDLFLPGGWLNSGDLARFDADGYVWLTGRAKDLIIRGGHNIDPGMIENALSRHEAVELAAAVGQPDAYAGEVPVAYVVLREGAEVSEADLMAFAKTEVDERPAVPKAIRIIAEMPVTAVGKIFKPALREDAAVHAAREALEGAGLTGLDVTARTEKQRGLVVRVSGLTDENERAVAGALADFAFAWERA; this is translated from the coding sequence GTGAGCGGGTTTCCTGCGATCCGGTCCCTCCAGGACATCGAGCGGATCGAGGAGACCCCGCTCGGCGCGCGCCTGTCGACGCGCGATGTCTACCGCACGCTGACCGAGACGGCGGGCCGGTTCGGAAAGCGCACCGCGATCCTCGACCTGCCCGAGGGCGGGCAGGGCAAGCCGCGCCGCTGGAACTACAACCAGGCCCTCGCGGCGATCACGCGCACCGCGAACCTCCTGCACGAGGCCGGGCAGGGCGCGCCGGTCGGCTATCTCCTGCCCAATCTCGCCGAAACCCATTTCGTGCTGTGGGGCGCGGCGGCCGGGGCGGGGGCCGCGCCGGTCAATCCCCTGCTCAACGCCCACGCCATCGCCGACATCCTCGACGCGGTCGGGGCGAGGGCCGTCGTGGTGGACGGGGCCGATCCCGCGCTCGCGGAGAAGATCCGCGAGGTGCGCGCCCGCCTTGGGCGGCCCCTCACGGTGATCGCCGTACGCGGCGTGCCGCAGGGCGAGGACTGGATCGACTACGCCGCCGACATGCAGACCCGCCCCGGCGACCGGCTCGCCTTCGAACTGGCGCGCGATACCGGCCGCATCGCGGCGTATTTCCATACCGGCGGCACGACCGGCTCGCCCAAGGTCGCCCAGCAGACGCATGCCAACCAGACCGCCATGGCGTGGATGCTGCGCTGCGCGCTCGACCTGTCGGAGAAGGACGTCGTCTTCACAGGCCTGCCGCTGTTCCACGCCAATGCCGCGATCCTCACCGGCCTCGCCCCGCTCGCGGCCGGGGCCACGCTCGTGCTCGGCGGCCCGTCGGGCTTTCGCAACAAGGCTTTGCTCGACCGCTTCTGGAGCCTCGTTCAGACCCATGGCGTGACGGTGTTTTCCGGCGTGCCGACCATCTATGCGAGCCTGCTCGACCGCCCGGTCGGCGAGGCGGACGTCTCCTCGCTGCGCTACGGGGTCGTCGGGGCCGCGCCGATGCCGGTCAGCGTCTTCACCCGCTTCGAGGCAGCCACCGGCATCAAGATCCTCGAACTCTACGGCATGACCGAATCGACCTGCGTGTCGACCTGCAATCCGCGCGACGGGGAACGGCGCGTCGGCTCGATCGGCCTGCGCATGCCCTATCACCAGGTCAAGGTTGCGATCCTCGACGAGACCGGCGCCTACGAGCGCGACGCCAGGCCCGGCGAGGTCGGCGTGCTCGCGCTGAAGGGCGAGACGGTCATCCCCGGCTATCGCCAGGCGGACAAGAACAGGGACCTCTTCCTGCCCGGCGGCTGGCTCAATTCCGGCGATCTCGCCCGCTTCGACGCCGACGGCTATGTCTGGCTGACCGGCCGGGCGAAGGACCTCATCATCCGCGGCGGGCACAATATCGATCCGGGCATGATCGAGAACGCGCTCAGCCGCCACGAGGCGGTCGAGCTCGCCGCCGCGGTGGGCCAGCCGGACGCCTATGCCGGCGAGGTTCCCGTCGCCTATGTCGTGCTGCGCGAGGGGGCCGAGGTGAGCGAGGCCGATCTCATGGCCTTCGCGAAGACCGAGGTCGACGAACGCCCCGCCGTGCCGAAGGCGATCCGGATCATCGCCGAGATGCCGGTGACGGCCGTCGGCAAGATCTTCAAGCCCGCCCTGCGCGAGGACGCCGCCGTCCACGCCGCGCGCGAGGCGCTCGAAGGCGCCGGCCTGACGGGGCTCGACGTCACCGCCCGCACCGAGAAGCAGCGCGGGCTGGTGGTGAGGGTGAGCGGGCTCACCGACGAAAACGAGCGCGCCGTTGCCGGCGCGCTCGCGGATTTCGCATTCGCCTGGGAAAGGGCCTAG
- a CDS encoding spinster family MFS transporter: MTDHTAPSAVKPPSTGYRAWVLLMLFVVYAFNFLDRQIISILAEPIKLELGLTDRQLGLLGGIAFAALYSTLGVPIAWLADRTNRTWIITVSLTVWSGFTAVCGFAQNFWQLFLARVGVGVGEAGGVAPSYSLIADYFPPQSRARALALYSLGIPIGSAFGVIAGAQIAGGALGENLDWRAAFIIVGLAGLVVAPIFKLTLREPKRGGLDVKAKTAEAKILPEPGEGPSAAAPAEAADEAKPGFLDVLKVLAKKPSFWFLTFGASCSSMMGYGVFFWIPSFFARSFDLGIIDRGWLFGGVLFVGGSLGIIFGGILGDLMGKGSKKMYALVPAIAFFLTFPFYIAGTLSPNAAVATALFIIPTGLGLAWLGPTLSAFQHLAPANMRSMASATFLLINNLLGIGVGIYVLGELSTLMNPIFGEESLRYSIMIGASLYLVAGLLFLIASRTIADDWEK; the protein is encoded by the coding sequence ATGACCGATCATACCGCACCGAGCGCGGTCAAACCGCCGAGCACAGGCTATCGGGCCTGGGTGCTGCTCATGCTGTTCGTCGTTTACGCGTTCAACTTCCTGGACCGTCAGATCATTTCCATCCTCGCCGAGCCCATCAAGCTGGAGCTCGGCCTGACCGACCGCCAGCTCGGCCTGCTCGGCGGCATCGCGTTCGCCGCGCTCTACTCAACGCTCGGCGTGCCGATCGCCTGGCTCGCCGACCGCACCAACCGGACCTGGATCATCACCGTGTCGCTGACCGTCTGGTCGGGCTTCACGGCCGTGTGCGGCTTCGCGCAGAATTTCTGGCAGCTCTTCCTGGCGCGCGTCGGTGTCGGGGTCGGCGAAGCGGGCGGTGTCGCGCCCTCCTACTCGCTGATCGCGGACTATTTCCCGCCCCAGAGCCGGGCGAGGGCGCTCGCCCTCTACTCGCTCGGCATCCCCATCGGCTCGGCCTTCGGCGTGATCGCCGGGGCGCAGATCGCCGGCGGTGCGCTCGGCGAGAATCTCGACTGGCGCGCGGCCTTCATCATCGTGGGGCTCGCCGGCCTCGTCGTCGCGCCGATCTTCAAGCTGACCCTGCGCGAGCCCAAGCGCGGCGGGCTGGACGTCAAGGCGAAGACCGCCGAGGCCAAGATCCTGCCCGAACCCGGCGAGGGCCCGAGCGCCGCGGCTCCGGCCGAGGCCGCCGACGAGGCCAAGCCCGGCTTCCTCGACGTGCTTAAGGTGCTCGCCAAGAAGCCGAGCTTCTGGTTCCTCACCTTCGGCGCCTCGTGCTCCTCGATGATGGGCTATGGCGTGTTCTTCTGGATCCCGAGCTTCTTCGCGCGCAGCTTCGATCTCGGCATCATCGACCGCGGCTGGCTGTTCGGCGGCGTGCTCTTCGTCGGCGGCAGCCTGGGCATCATCTTCGGCGGGATTCTCGGCGACCTGATGGGCAAGGGCTCCAAGAAGATGTACGCGCTCGTGCCCGCGATCGCCTTCTTCCTGACCTTCCCCTTCTACATCGCCGGCACGCTGTCGCCGAACGCGGCGGTCGCCACGGCGCTGTTCATCATCCCGACCGGCCTGGGGCTCGCCTGGCTCGGCCCGACCCTGTCGGCCTTCCAGCATCTCGCCCCGGCGAACATGCGCTCCATGGCCTCGGCGACCTTCCTGCTGATCAACAACCTGCTCGGCATCGGGGTCGGGATCTACGTGCTGGGCGAATTGTCGACGCTCATGAACCCGATATTCGGCGAGGAGTCCCTGCGCTACTCGATCATGATCGGCGCCTCGCTCTACCTCGTGGCGGGGCTGCTCTTCCTCATCGCGTCGCGCACCATCGCGGACGACTGGGAGAAGTAG